A stretch of Salvelinus alpinus chromosome 4, SLU_Salpinus.1, whole genome shotgun sequence DNA encodes these proteins:
- the LOC139573414 gene encoding B-cell antigen receptor complex-associated protein alpha chain-like — MTGNQYKTVKKMVAVTFLFLCFWAAGDLSRIQVTLEPDRPSLRVQLSHTASLRCCYSVTGGAVDTIWATSPHTVKGTAILRGVDRRDNRVTVDGGNLTAAGVMCHTLILREARLNDSGLYQCFLNHSALQPSVYTHGTFLHVYRPMVKILDISESTKNSILTAEGMLLMVAVLLHGTMMLCKTKKLNQLKKKRVKEEEENIYEGLNLEECCSTYDQIQRSLVQGPYQDVGNMIMEEEEIQLEKP, encoded by the exons ATGACTGGCAACCAATATAAAACAGTGAAGAAGATGGTGGCCGTGACATTCTTGTTCCTCTGCTTCTGGGCTG CAGGTGACCTCAGCCGTATCCAGGTTACTCTGGAGCCAGACAGGCCCTCTCTGAGGGTGCAGCTCTCTCACACCGCCTCCCTGCGCTGCTGCTACTCAGTCACAGGGGGAGCCGTGGACACCATCTGGGCCACCAGCCCCCACACGGTCAAAGGCACGGCCATCCTTCGGGGAGTGGACCGGAGAGACAACCGTGTGACGGTGGATGGGGGGAACCTGACGGCGGCAGGGGTCATGTGTCACACACTCATCCTGAGGGAGGCCCGTCTGAACGACTCGGGGTTGTACCAGTGTTTCCTCAACCACAGCGCCCTGCAGCCCTCTGTATACACGCACGGCACCTTCCTGCATGTctaca GGCCGATGGTGAAGATTCTGGACATCAGTGAAAGCACCAAGAACAGCATCCTGACTGCTGAGGGAATGTTACTGATGGTGGCGGTGCTTCTGCATGGTACCATGATGCTCTGTAAG ACGAAGAAACTCAATCAACTGAAGAAGAAAAGGgtcaaagaggaagaggagaatatCTATGAG GGTCTAAATCTGGAGGAATGCTGTTCCACATATGATCAGATCCAGCGCTCTCTGGTGCAGGGCCCCTACCAAGACGTGGGAAACATgattatggaggaggaggaaatccAACTGGAGAAGCCTTAA